A single Maridesulfovibrio frigidus DSM 17176 DNA region contains:
- a CDS encoding NHL repeat-containing protein produces MKRYLVAFICLVFVMSLGACSSKSLKVDGFSAPESVTSDGTYFYVSNVGEKLKPMDKDSDGYISKLSAEGEVLEHRFIKDLNAPKGMVTLNGVLYVADIDVLKGFAVETGEQVFSLDFSSEGTSFLNGVTVLNEKSILVSAMDTGKIYEVDIAGKPSFVEVEVEFGIPGANGLSYVPEDETLYVATFGTDHKPNGFVGKGRLENGKLSFKKIHTTGGMYDGMSVDGDNAYFSDWVAFEKKGVVLKLDMKTGKVEEVALPEKVAGPADFYLDKKSKRLWIPMMMENSLLIAPY; encoded by the coding sequence TTGAAGAGATACTTAGTAGCGTTTATTTGTCTGGTTTTTGTGATGTCACTTGGCGCGTGCTCGTCAAAGAGTTTAAAGGTCGACGGATTTTCCGCGCCGGAAAGTGTTACGTCTGACGGAACATACTTTTATGTTTCGAATGTGGGCGAGAAGCTTAAGCCTATGGATAAGGATAGCGACGGCTATATTTCAAAGCTTTCAGCCGAAGGCGAAGTGCTTGAGCACCGTTTCATTAAAGATCTTAATGCACCGAAAGGAATGGTGACATTGAATGGCGTTCTGTATGTTGCAGACATTGATGTGCTTAAAGGATTTGCCGTGGAAACTGGCGAACAGGTTTTTAGTCTCGACTTCTCAAGCGAGGGAACATCCTTTCTTAACGGGGTCACTGTGTTAAATGAAAAGAGCATTTTGGTTTCCGCGATGGATACAGGTAAAATTTACGAGGTTGATATCGCTGGGAAGCCTTCTTTTGTAGAAGTAGAAGTTGAATTCGGTATCCCCGGTGCAAATGGATTAAGCTATGTCCCAGAAGATGAAACCCTTTATGTTGCAACTTTCGGTACGGATCATAAGCCGAATGGGTTCGTCGGGAAGGGGCGGCTAGAGAATGGTAAACTTAGCTTTAAGAAGATTCATACAACAGGCGGCATGTATGACGGTATGTCTGTCGATGGAGACAACGCATACTTTTCCGATTGGGTTGCTTTTGAGAAGAAAGGTGTTGTTCTTAAGTTGGATATGAAAACTGGAAAGGTCGAAGAAGTCGCGCTGCCGGAGAAGGTTGCCGGGCCTGCCGATTTCTATCTGGATAAGAAGAGCAAGAGGCTTTGGATTCCAATGATGATGGAGAATTCTTTGCTGATAGCGCCATATTAG